A genomic region of Arachis hypogaea cultivar Tifrunner chromosome 5, arahy.Tifrunner.gnm2.J5K5, whole genome shotgun sequence contains the following coding sequences:
- the LOC112800653 gene encoding RNA pseudouridine synthase 7-like — protein sequence MVSAVKCGRIQVDGERVLVSYIVKSSQKISHFVHRHELPVMASEVPILQKELDVLTVCKPTSVPICHVSKDYFSVQRQLLCCFTTSAYIISVLLDTRAGTRRYQS from the exons ATG GTTAGTGCAGTGAAATGTGGAAGGATTCAAGTTGATGGTGAGAGGGTACTAGTTTCATACATAGTTAAATCATCACAGAAGATTAGCCATTTCGTACACAG GCATGAACTGCCTGTGATGGCTTCTGAGGTTCCGATTCTCCAAAAAGAACTAGACGTGCTGACCGTTTGTAAACCTACATCTGTCCCT ATATGTCATGTTTCCAAGGATTATTTTTCTGTCCAGAGGCAGCTTCTTTGTTGCTTCACAACTTCTGCATATATCATATCAGTCCTCCTGGACACGAG AGCTGGTACCAGGAGGTATCAAAGCTAA
- the LOC112800655 gene encoding vacuolar lysine transporter YPQ1-like, which translates to MSQSYCMTEGKSYACVGWVEKYFNDCLCNIKDEISFGFGFMSLICWGVAEIPQIITNFHTKSSHGVSLAFLLTWVAGDIFNLVGCLLEPATLPTQYYTALLYTVTTIVLVVQSLYYDYIYRWRMCHGQKMNNDKVDEEEKKAGHECGISIKPNGTDMTMKATLRRTQPEQLYYTSARSMAGSFTPPFRGGYLSGDDCCSDEDEAAATSRRRFPATWTSMSLPVTASLNLPFLHRGNAFRFHHENENQIRESAVVGQCLGWLMAAIYMGGRLPQIFLNIKRGSVEGLNPLMFIFALIANATYVGSIVVRSSEWESIKANMPWLLDAIVCVALDLFIILQYTYYRYFRRPTIDHEADYGFYQEARKVAAAS; encoded by the exons ATGTCGCAGTCTTACTGCATGACGGAGGGGAAATCATACGCGTGCGTGGGTTGGGTTGAGAAATACTTCAACGATTGTCTTTGTAATATTAAAGATGAGATATCATTCGGGTTTGGTTTCATGAGTCTAATTTGCTGGGGTGTAGCAGAAATTCCTCAGATAATAACCAATTTTCACACCAAGTCAAGCCATGGAGTCTCCCTAGCCTTTCTCCTCACTTGGGTTGCAGG TGATATATTCAACCTCGTGGGATGTCTCCTGGAGCCAGCTACG TTGCCCACACAATACTACACAGCTCtg CTTTACACAGTGACAACAATCGTATTAGTTGTGCAAAGCTTGTACTATGACTATATCTATAGATGGCGCATGTGTCATGGTCAGAAGATGAACAACGACAAG GtggatgaagaagagaagaaagcagGGCACGAGTGTGGGATTTCAATAAAACCAAACGGCACAGACATGACCATGAAGGCAACACTGAGAAGAACGCAACCAGAACAACTGTATTATAC gtCAGCTCGATCAATGGCTGGAAGTTTTACTCCTCCATTTAGAGGAGGGTACCTGAGCGGCGATGATTGTTGTTCTGATGAGGATGAGGCAGCAGCAACCAGCAGAAGACGCTTCCCTGCTACATGGACATCGATGTCCCTCCCTGTAACGGCATCGCTTAACTTGCCATTCCTCCACCGGGGTAATGCTTTCAGATTTCATCATGAAAATGAGAATCAGATACGAGAGAGTGCAGTGGTGGGTCAATGCCTAGGCTGGCTCATGGCTGCAATATATATGGGTGGTCGTCTCCCTCAGATTTTCTTGAAC ATTAAAAGAGGCAGTGTAGAG gGATTAAATCCTctcatgttcatctttgcactcaTCGCTAATGCCACTTACGTGGGAAG TATTGTTGTACGAAGCAGCGAATGGGAAAGCATCAAAGCAAATATGCCATGGTTGTTGGACGCCATAGTCTGCGTGGCCTTGGACCTATTT ATAATATTGCAGTACACCTACTATAGATACTTCCGGAGGCCAACAATTGATCATGAAGCTGATTATGGATTCTACCAAGAAGCCAGAAAAGTTGCCGCAGCCTCTTGA
- the LOC112800656 gene encoding probable galacturonosyltransferase-like 1, whose product MASMAAITTTVLLFFIMILYSSSTINATTTTTQQRFKEAPKFYNSPNCPAIQQSDKCSDDAVHVAMTLDATYLRGSMAAILSVLQHSSCPENILFHFVTAASSSTSFLNTTLSSSFPYLKFQIYPFHDAAVAGLISTSIRSALDCPLNYARNYLANLLPSCVRRIVYLDSDLVLVDDISKLAATPLPNDAVLAAPEYCNANFSAYFTPSFWSNPSLSLTFASRRPCYFNTGVMVIDLERWRAGDYTTKIEEWMELQKRMRIYELGSLPPFLLVFAGNIGPVDHRWNQHGLGGDNFRGLCRDLHPGPVSLLHWSGKGKPWARLDANRPCPLDALWTPYDLLQTPFALEA is encoded by the coding sequence atggCCTCCATGGCCGCCATTACTACTACAGTCCTCCTCTTCTTTATTATGATCCTCTACTCATCATCAACAATAAatgcaacaaccaccaccactcaACAGCGCTTCAAAGAAGCTCCCAAATTCTACAACTCCCCAAACTGTCCCGCCATTCAGCAATCAGACAAGTGCTCCGATGACGCAGTGCACGTTGCAATGACACTCGACGCCACCTACCTCCGGGGTTCCATGGCCGCCATCCTCTCCGTCCTCCAGCACTCATCCTGCCCTGAGAATATCCTCTTCCACTTCGTCACCGCCGCCTCCTCCTCCACGTCGTTCCTTAACACCACCCTCTCCTCTTCCTTCCCCTACCTCAAGTTCCAAATCTACCCTTTCCATGACGCCGCCGTCGCTGGCCTCATTTCCACCTCCATCCGCTCCGCCCTCGACTGTCCCCTCAACTACGCCCGCAACTACCTCGCCAACCTCCTCCCCTCCTGCGTCCGCCGTATCGTCTACCTTGACTCCGACCTCGTCCTGGTCGACGACATCTCCAAGCTCGCCGCCACGCCACTCCCCAACGACGCCGTCCTCGCCGCACCGGAGTACTGTAACGCAAACTTCAGCGCATACTTCACTCCATCGTTCTGGTCCAACCCTTCCCTGTCGCTCACATTCGCCTCCCGAAGGCCCTGCTACTTCAACACTGGCGTCATGGTCATCGATCTCGAGCGGTGGCGTGCCGGCGACTATACCACCAAGATCGAGGAGTGGATGGAGCTTCAGAAGAGGATGCGGATCTACGAGCTCGGGTCTTTGCCGCCGTTTCTTTTGGTTTTCGCCGGGAACATAGGCCCGGTGGATCATAGGTGGAACCAGCACGGTCTCGGCGGGGACAACTTTCGCGGGCTTTGCAGGGACTTGCATCCGGGCCCGGTAAGCCTACTGCATTGGAGCGGGAAAGGGAAGCCCTGGGCCAGGCTCGACGCCAATCGCCCTTGCCCGTTGGACGCCTTATGGACTCCCTATGACCTCCTCCAGACACCTTTCGCGCTCGAGGCCTAA